A genomic window from Populus nigra chromosome 7, ddPopNigr1.1, whole genome shotgun sequence includes:
- the LOC133698806 gene encoding ribosomal RNA-processing protein 17-like — protein sequence MGAEIEDNGAIQIPPTRVGHIKKRALKNKAVSVSFKEKDLRDYVTGFHKRKKKRRKEAIKQQEEKLRLKRIASRKQRKLEKEFASHGGAPPATNESDEYEDNHEQSEPIASVNGTTKYDNGDMQVTVTTSEISREDKDGSSEKTQAEVPRLVEADKTHKLSVSKKKSFKKVSKRKSRTKPQKKRDRKKGKAKNKL from the exons ATGGGAGCTGAAATTGAGGACAATGGAGCAATACAGATACCGCCAACCCGAGTTGGGCACATAAAGAAACGAGCTCTTAAGAACAAAGCTGTATCTGTCTCTTTCAAAGAGAAAGATCTCAG GGATTATGTTACCGGGTTTCataagaggaagaagaagagaaggaaggaaGCAATTAAACAACAAGAGGAGAAGTTAAGGCTCAAGCGAATCGCGTCGCGCAAACAG AGGAAACTGGAAAAAGAATTTGCTTCACATGGAGGAGCTCCACCAGCCACTAATGAAAGTGACGAGTATGAAGACAATCATGAACAAAGTGAGCCAATTGCATCAGTAAACG GGACAACAAAGTACGACAATGGGGACATGCAAGTCACTGTGACAACTAGTGAAATTTCACGTGAAGATAAAGATGGCTCAAGTGAAAAGACACAAGCAGAAGTGCCAAGGTTGGTCGAAGCTGATAAAACGCACAAGTTATCCGTGAGCAAAAAGAAATCATTCAAGAAAGTTTCAAAACGCAAATCACGGACAAagccacaaaaaaaaagggatagaAAGAAGGGAAAGGCGAAGAACAAGCTGTAG
- the LOC133699843 gene encoding calmodulin-binding protein 60 B-like — MQTGYVERSNSMAAAARGKRGLDSSDDEGQPDRKRPALASVIVEALKVDSLHKLCSSLEPILRRVVSEEVERALAKLGPAKLTVRSSPKRLEGPDGRNLQLHFRSRLSLPLFTAGKVEGEQGAAIHIVLIDGNTGRVVTSGPESSVKLDVIVLEGDFNNEDDDNWTREEFESHVVKEREGKRPLLAGDLQVTLKEGVGTLGELTFTDNSSWIRSRKFRLGLKVASGCCEGIRVREAKTDAFTVKDHRGELYKKHYPPALTDEVWRLEKIGKDGSFHKRLNKAGIYSVEDFLRLVVRDSQRLRTILGSGMSNKMWDVLVEHAKTCVLSGKLYIYYPEDEKNVGVVFNNIYELSGLIANGQYYSADSLSDNQKVYVDSLVKKAYDNWMHAIEYDGKSLLDFKMNQGIDALQNEVPSVQQEFLNSYDHQVTLPTISVPVPSEQPVMDSGLTVGGYNDDMATRFSMHPQNGNLNTSFQFDTTSLPSQNPLVHTSQQIQVPGSDNLPALGPPQTSTPGFQSFGSSNLNSYKGIEDFFSEEEIRTRSHEMLENDDMQHLLRIFNMGGQGLASFNATEDGYPFSSTNMPTAPPNYSFGDDPSRSSGKAVVGWLKLKAALRWGIFVRKKAAERRAQLIELDDS; from the exons ATGCAAACCGGGTATGTTGAGAGATCGAATAGTATGGCGGCGGCGGCGAGAGGGAAGAGAGGACTTGATTCAAGTGATGATGAAGGCCAGCCTGATAGAAAAAGGCCTGCTTTAGCTAG TGTAATTGTTGAAGCTCTCAAGGTGGATAGTTTGCACAAGCTTTGCTCATCGTTGGAGCCTATTCTTCGGCGAGTT GTTAGCGAAGAAGTAGAGCGAGCATTAGCAAAACTGGGCCCTGCCAAACTTACTGTACG GTCTTCTCCTAAACGTCTAGAAGGGCCTGATGGAAGAAACTTGCAGTTGCACTTCAGGTCCAGGTTGTCCCTCCCTCTCTTTACTGCTGGGAAAGTGGAAGGGGAGCAGGGTGCGGCTATTCATATTGTGTTGATTGATGGAAATACGGGCCGTGTTGTCACGTCTGGTCCAGAATCTTCAGTAAAACTAGATGTTATTGTGCTTGAAGGTGATTTCaacaatgaagatgatgataattgGACCCGGGAGGAATTTGAGTCTCATGTGGTTAAAGAACGTGAGGGAAAGAGACCACTTCTAGCTGGGGATCTGCAAGTGACACTGAAAGAAGGTGTTGGAACGCTAGGCGAGCTGACATTTACTGACAACTCAAGCTGGATAAGGAGCAGGAAGTTCAGGCTAGGGCTGAAGGTTGCCTCAGGCTGTTGTGAAGGCATTCGCGTTCGTGAAGCAAAAACAGATGCCTTCACTGTTAAGGATCACCGTGGAGAAT TATACAAGAAGCACTATCCACCTGCATTAACCGATGAGGTTTGGAGATTGGAAAAGATTGGAAAAGATGGGTCATTTCACAAGAGGCTGAACAAAGCTGGAATATATTCAGTTGAAGACTTCCTCCGCCTAGTAGTTAGAGACTCGCAGAGGTTGCGAACT ATTCTTGGAAGTGGCATGTCAAATAAAATGTGGGATGTTCTTGTTGAGCATGCAAAGACATGTGTTCTGAGTGGGAAACTTTATATCTACTATCCTGAGGATGAGAAAAATGTTGGCGTTGTTTTCAACAATATTTATGAATTGAGTGGTTTAATTGCCAACGGACAGTACTACTCAGCTGACTCTCTTTCTGACAATCAGAAG GTCTATGTTGACAGCTTGGTGAAGAAGGCTTATGATAATTGGATGCATGCTATAGAGTATGATGGCAAATCCCTTCTAGACTTCAAGATGAATCAGGGCATAGATGCTTTACAAAACGAGGTTCCATCTGTTCAACAAGAGTTTTTGAACTCATATGATCATCAGGTTACTTTACCGACCATATCAGTTCCAGTCCCTTCAGAGCAGCCTGTGATGGACTCAGGTCTAACTGTTGGAG gttATAATGATGATATGGCTACCAGATTCTCAATGCATCCACAGAATGGAAATCTCAACACCTCTTTTCAATTTGATACCACTTCATTACCTTCACAGAATCCTCTGGTCCATACTTCACAGCAAATCCAGGTTCCAGGATCTGACAATTTACCTGCTCTTGGCCCTCCACAGACTTCTACACCAGGCTTTCAGAGTTTTGGCTCATCGAATCTTAATTCATACAAGGGAATTGAGGATTTCTTCTCAGAAGAGGAGATTCGTACGAGAAGTCATGAGATGCTTGAAAATGACGATATGCAGCATCTTCTTCGCATATTTAACATGGGAGGCCAGGGTCTAGCCTCCTTTAATGCCACCGAAGATGGGTACCCTTTCTCGTCAACAAACATGCCTACCGCACCTCCAAATTACAGCTTTGGTGATGATCCATCTCGTTCATCAGGCAAAGCTGTTGTCGGATGGCTCAAGCTCAAGGCAGCCCTGAGATGGGGCATCTTTGTCAGGAAGAAGGCTGCTGAGAGGCGAGCACAGCTCATAGAGTTAGATGATTCTTAG